One window from the genome of Nicotiana sylvestris chromosome 9, ASM39365v2, whole genome shotgun sequence encodes:
- the LOC104216613 gene encoding 11S globulin seed storage protein Ana o 2.0101-like, which translates to MASNPSLICFSLCFLFLFHGTFAQIFEHQQVWRRLQQQQQHRALRSRTECRIERLNAQEPTRRFESEAGVTEFWDHTQEQFECAGVQAVRHEIRRNGLLLPYYSNTPQLIYIIQGYGVHSTVFPGCAETFETESAQSRRGERGERGEAGQRFNDRHQKVRRFRAGDILALPAGVTHWTYNDGEEPIISVSLIDTSNQANQLDLTFRKFFLAGNPQQGAAGLGRRGEQERGGSILSGFDAQLLSDAFNVDPEIIRRLQEQAPERGVIVRAENLRFLQPEESEEEQQQQQWQQGRRGGSWPLNGLEETFCTMKLRENIGHPTRADVYNPRGGRISTVNGLTLPVLNFLQLSAERGTLYRNAIVAPHWNMNAHAIIYIIRGSGRIQVVGNAGRSVFDDEVRQGQLLVVPQNFALVKRAGEQGLEYITFKTNDNAMTSPLAGRLSAIRAMPEEVLMNSYQISRQEARSLKYNRDELNVFGPGARSGRQQYA; encoded by the exons ATGGCTTCTAATCCCTCTCTCATTTGTTTTAGCCTTtgtttcctctttctttttcatGGTACTTTTGCTCAGATCTTTGAGCACCAGCAAGTTTGGCGGAGGCttcaacagcagcagcaacatcGGGCGCTCAGGTCCAGAACTGAGTGTCGGATCGAGCGCCTGAATGCTCAAGAACCTACTCGTAGGTTCGAGTCTGAGGCTGGTGTCACCGAGTTCTGGGATCATACTCAGGAACAATTTGAGTGCGCGGGAGTTCAAGCCGTTAGGCATGAAATCCGACGAAACGGGCTTTTGTTGCCTTACTACAGCAACACTCCCCAGCTCATCTACATAATTCAAGGCTA TGGAGTGCATTCGACTGTGTTCCCGGGTTGTGCTGAGACATTCGAGACAGAGTCGGCACAATCGAGGAGGGGAGAAAGGGGAGAAAGAGGAGAAGCAGGACAGAGATTCAATGACCGTCACCAGAAAGTTAGACGTTTTAGAGCTGGTGATATTCTTGCTTTGCCTGCTGGTGTTACTCATTGGACTTACAATGATGGTGAAGAACCAATTATTAGTGTCTCACTTATTGACACTTCTAACCAGGCTAATCAACTTGATCTCACCTTCAGG AAATTCTTCCTTGCTGGAAACCCTCAAC AGGGAGCTGCTGGCCTAGGAAGAAGAGGTGAACAAGAGAGAGGAGGCAGCATCTTGAGCGGATTCGACGCTCAGCTTTTGTCCGACGCTTTCAACGTCGATCCTGAAATAATTAGGAGACTACAAGAACAAGCCCCGGAAAGGGGAGTCATCGTTCGGGCGGAGAACCTTCGGTTTCTCCAACCCGAAGAATCagaagaagaacaacaacaacaacaatggcaACAAGGTAGAAGAGGAGGAAGCTGGCCTTTGAATGGGTTGGAGGAAACTTTTTGCACAATGAAGTTGAGAGAGAACATTGGCCATCCTACTAGAGCTGACGTGTACAATCCACGTGGCGGTCGCATTAGCACAGTCAACGGTTTGACTCTCCCTGTCCTTAACTTTCTCCAACTCAGTGCTGAAAGAGGAACCCTCTACCGG AATGCTATAGTGGCACCACACTGGAACATGAACGCACACGCAATCATCTACATTATCCGAGGAAGCGGCCGAATTCAGGTGGTAGGAAACGCCGGGCGATCCGTGTTTGACGACGAGGTAAGGCAGGGCCAGCTACTCGTCGTGCCTCAGAACTTCGCGTTGGTGAAGAGGGCAGGCGAACAAGGGCTCGAGTACATTACCTTCAAAACCAACGACAACGCCATGACCAGCCCGTTAGCCGGGAGATTGTCCGCCATCCGAGCCATGCCCGAGGAAGTTCTGATGAACTCGTACCAGATTTCGAGACAAGAGGCAAGGAGTCTGAAGTACAACAGGGATGAGTTGAATGTTTTTGGACCAGGAGCTAGATCTGGTAGGCAGCAATATGCCTaa
- the LOC104216612 gene encoding probable methyltransferase PMT3, translated as MMRGRSDGAQKKRLLTSVGIGAVLVVFLYMYFGSKSNGESALEYGSRLRKLGSSYLGGDDNSDLSSRQDEKFALEDGDGVIIPKSFPVCDDRHSELIPCLDRHLIYQMRLKLDLSLMEHYERHCPLPERRFNCLIPPPPGYKVPIKWPRSRDEVWKVNIPHTHLAHEKSDQNWMVVKGEKIIFPGGGTHFHYGADKYIASIANMLNFSNDNLNNEGRIRTVFDVGCGVASFGGYLLSSDIIAMSLAPNDVHQNQIQFALERGIPAYLGVLGTKRLPYPSRSFEFAHCSRCRIDWLQRDGILLLELDRVLRPGGYFAYSSPEAYAQDEEDLRIWREMSALVERMCWRIAAKRNQTVIWQKPLNNDCYMERPPGTQPPLCRSDDDPDAVWGVNMEPCITPYSEHDHKVGGSGLAPWPARLTSPPPRLADFGYSNEMFDKDMETWRQRVDQYWSLLSPKISSDTLRNIMDMKANLGSFAAALKDKNVWVMNVVSKDGPNTLKIVYDRGLIGTTHDWCEAFSTYPRTYDLLHAWTVFSDLEKKGCSGEDLLLEIDRILRPTGFVIIRDKQHVIDFVKKHLSALHWEAVGSADSTSDPEQEGDDIVLVVQKKLWLTSGSIRDTE; from the exons ATGATGCGAGGGAGGTCAGATGGAGCGCAGAAGAAGCGGTTGTTGACTTCTGTAGGTATTGGGGCAGTCCTCGTTGTTTTCCTGTACATGTATTTCGGATCCAAGAGCAATGGTGAGTCAGCTCTTGAGTATGGCAGCCGTTTGAGGAAATTGGGATCATCTTATTTGGGTGGGGATGACAACTCTGATCTCAGCAGCAGGCAAGACGAGAAGTTTGCACTGGAAGATGGTGACGGTGTCATCATCCCTAAGAGCTTCCCA GTTTGTGATGATCGCCATTCAGAACTAATTCCGTGTCTAGACAGACATCTCATATATCAAATGAGATTAAAGTTGGATTTGTCATTGATGGAGCACTATGAAAGACATTGCCCCTTACCCGAAAGACGTTTCAATTGTCTGATTCCTCCTCCTCCTGGATACAAG GTGCCAATTAAGTGGCCAAGAAGTAGAGATGAGGTTTGGAAAGTGAACATTCCTCATACGCACCTTGCACATGAGAAATCTGACCAGAATTGGATGGTTGTTAAGGGTGAAAAGATAATATTTCCTGGTGGAGGCACTCACTTTCACTATGGAGCGGATAAGTACATTGCCTCGATTGCAAAT ATGCTGAACTTTTCAAACGATAACTTGAACAATGAGGGAAGGATACGCACAGTGTTTGATGTTGGTTGCGGTGTGGCCAGTTTTGGTGGTTATCTTCTATCCTCTGATATCATAGCAATGTCCTTGGCACCAAACGATGTGCATCAGAACCAAATCCAGTTTGCCTTAGAGAGAGGAATTCCTGCATATCTTGGTGTCCTTGGAACAAAAAGGCTTCCGTATCCAAGCAGGTCATTTGAATTTGCTCACTGTTCTCGTTGTAGGATTGATTGGCTTCAAAGGGATGGGATCCTCCTCCTTGAGCTCGATAGAGTACTTAGACCCGGAGGCTATTTTGCGTACTCATCCCCTGAAGCATATGCACAGGATGAAGAGGATTTAAGAATATGGAGAGAGATGAGTGCACTTGTCGAACGCATGTGCTGGAGAATTGCAGCGAAAAGGAACCAAACTGTCATTTGGCAAAAGCCTCTAAACAATGATTGTTACATGGAAAGACCTCCTGGTACCCAACCACCGCTCTGTCGGTCTGATGATGATCCCGATGCTGTTTGGGGTGTGAATATGGAACCATGCATAACACCTTATTCTGAAC ATGACCACAAAGTCGGTGGAAGCGGACTGGCTCCTTGGCCAGCTCGATTAACTAGTCCTCCTCCCCGTCTTGCTGATTTTGGGTATTCAAATGAAATGTTTGACAAGGACATG GAAACTTGGAGGCAGAGAGTAGACCAATATTGGAGTCTGTTAAGTCCAAAGATTTCATCAGACACCTTGAGAAATATCATGGACATGAAGGCTAACTTGGGGTCATTTGCTGCTGCTCTGAAGGACAAAAATGTGTGGGTCATGAACGTCGTATCGAAAGATGGACCCAACACTCTCAAGATTGTATATGACCGAGGCTTGATTGGCACAACTCACGATTG GTGTGAAGCATTCTCAACATATCCCAGGACCTATGATTTGCTCCATGCATGGACCGTCTTCTCTGACCTTGAGAAGAAAGGTTGCAGTGGTGAGGACTTGTTACTCGAGATTGATCGCATACTAAGACCTACAGGTTTTGTCATCATCCGTGATAAACAACATGTTATCGACTTTGTAAAGAAGCATTTATCGGCATTGCACTGGGAAGCAGTTGGATCAGCCGATTCCACCTCAGATCCCGAGCAGGAGGGCGATGACATTGTTTTAGTCGTGCAAAAGAAGTTGTGGCTCACAAGTGGAAGCATCAGAGATACAGAATAG